The DNA sequence gaaataaaaaacttttctatttttctaaattattttgaaaaaatttagttttattttttataacaaaataatcctatatttttataatacagttatataatagatatagttttattttttataacaaaaaataaaaaaacctttcgataaatctaataaaatttacaacaACATCGAGATTATACGGATTAATTGCTGATTAATTTCTAGTGATTTTTTGATACTAGTAACTTTGGATATTCAACTTTCGAAGAAATTCAACTTGCTAAATGATAATTCATTGAGATCCAAAACTGTATAACTTACTAAAGATAAGCGAAATCTTTCCGTCGTGTTTCTTCACAGTCAACGCCTACATTGTAACCGACATTATAGTTGGGAAAACGATTTATACGACGATTAAGCTATTGACTTAAGAATGAGGCTCTTTCTAACGCATTAAACGATTCTCGTGTCTTCGTGGAAACTTACAAGTTGGCCAGTGAAAACTAGTAGGAAGAACGAAGTACTTATCACTGATTCGTCGAACTAATgcattttttctcctttctttctttttttttttttttctactatcCCACTATTTCAAGTACGTCAATTAAACACTAATAACGAacctattaataatttcttttactaCATAAAATGAGTCATTATCAGGTAAagagtatcgttattatataatgtgactagtaaattttcaattgttaatataaaactatatacctatatatctaattataaatttataaatgattatattcaTGCACAGTGTGAATCATTGTCAGGTGAAATGTTTAACATTTCAAAGGTTACTGTATCACATCTAGtgacttttatattattaatataaaactatatgtacgtatctaaTAATccaatttataaatgattattcgCATTCACAGAGTGAGTCATTGTTAGgtaaagaatttaatatgtATCTAATGAAACTGTATGTATCTAATAACAAtcttataaatgattattatcatgcACAGAGTGAGTCATTGTTAGAGgtaaagaatttaataagaaattactATATCACGTCcagttatttttctatttttcatattagaaataataagaatataagaggataaaaatcgataaaaaaaaaaaaaaagtttaaagaaaaagaaaaaaaaaatgatagaaaaaaataatataagtcgTTATCCTTTAAATATTTGTCGAGAAAACTCTAACGTCAAAGTTCGTTTATATTAggaaatcattttcttttaagatgaaatattttcgtaaatttCTGCTAAAGGCAACTTCGTGAATGTGTATGCTCTATCGTTGGGgacaatgaagaagaaagtggCACGGCTGACACTTCATTGCCCGCTCTCGAATTCGCATTGTTATCCTACCATTGGacgcttgaaaaaaaaaacgggcAATCAAGAAACGTCTAAACGAGTGTCATTCTGTGGTTAACGACCTTTTTGCAATTTTTCATACTACAATGGGAACTTTTTTGCCATGAAAATTTCATCGAGCAATTTTGAAGATTTGcttcattttcaaaaaaaaaaaaaaaaaaaaaaaaaaaatttgaataatgatataagaataatgataaagaaaaagaaataataataaaatgaacaatttcaacaatcgTTCCTAGTAttgtttttgaaaatatttagaagcttcgaaataaataaataaaaattctttcgtttaaaaaagcaagaaagaaaaaaagaaatgacaaaaTTTACCGaccatatataaataataattctttttaaatgttcACAATCtcgaaataaatacataaaagatCTTCCATTTtcacgatgaaaataaataaaataaataaaagtacatCCTTCACGGCACTATTTTGGAATAACGCTTCACCTAATACGTGCGATAaatttaacgttaaaaaaCGGACactgaaaaatgataaaaccgGCTTGTagcaatataaaagaaaaattataggtTAGGTTGTCCCAAAAgttatctttttcgtttttaaaacACTGCCAGATAAATCAGCTGCGTGCAgatagcgaaaaaaaaaacacttttGAGAGAATCtacattgaaagaaaagaaaaaaaaaaataataataataataataataataaaaagataaaaaaagaagaaaaaaaagaaatgaataatagaaagaagaaaaatcgaaagaaagaatataaaattacatgaGTAATACAGCTGATTGATtatgaagaagaggaagtcAGATGAgtccatcatcatcatcatcatcgtcatcatcgaaaaatatgtacataggtTATGTACTCGAATACTtaacttcttctctcttcttcacgATTAATCGGTTAAGGAGTCGATAAAGAAACGGATCTACAGGTCGCAAACAGTTATCGGAAGTCAATTCGAATTAAACTTTCTCAGAGTTCGAAGACACTTTATAAACCATGAACGAATAAGTTTAATATATGACTGTTCCAATGTCTCTGCTAGTTACTTCGACATACGTCGAGACCTTCATTGACACCAGACGTCTCAACGATTCAATGAATTGCAGTATTCTCGCTTTTAATCGTTCCCACTCTTGGATCTTATCAATAATGTGAATCATcgttgtcatttttttttttttttttttttacatgtcacgagaaacttttatttaagagaaaaagaataaaatcgaataaagaaaggaaaacgagaaagagaataatattcgAAGTCGTgagaaaatttacaaaaaaaaaaaaaaaaagaaaaaaaaaaggaataataataatatcatttaaaaacatACAATACGAATATTACAGAGAtcaaatgaaaagtaaaatttgtcGATTTAAATTATCGAAGAGAATTCAAATTCCATTTGATGACTCAACCTGCATCGCAACGTCTCGCAAATGACTATACCCAGTGTGATGCATCCATTTAACAGTTCTTCGTAaatcgtttcctttcttttctagaGTACGTCCTTCGTAACACCGATCgccaattcttttctctcgtaactaaatatttgatcttttattaataagattacGATACCATTTACACTTccgttaaatataatttatattgattttcaATTTCCGCCCCCCCCCGCCTCCCTCCTTAAAGATACGTATcaaaatttcgaagaaaaaaaaaaaatttatttcattcaaaaaaataataaataggtTAGACTTTCGTCAAAGTATTGCCGTGATTATGAACGAATACATCGTAAtactttaataatgaaattatttattataagataCTGCATTCGAAGTATCGTcgcgaaataatttatattataaattgttatggaaaaaaataagtgaacaagatcgtaaagaaaaagaaaaaaaaaaaaaaaaggtaaaattaTAGATCAATCTTTCTAGATTACATTTAGtgatacataaaaaaattaatggtgTCAATGTaccgttaaaaaagaaacgaagtgGACGTAATAATCACATGTCTATATAGcaaaaaattacgaataatGTCATGTTCTACATATTATATTCCGtatcaatgaataaattaacattGTCTCGCTATTCAtgagatacaaaaaaaataataaaaaaaaataaaaaaagaaaagagggaaacaAATATGGCGACTAAAAAAATCCTACTCTCcagatacatattatatttcatattaatgaacaaattaatcttatttcgctattcataaaatgaaaaaagtaaatcaataaaaacgaatatgGCGACTAGAAAATTCTACCTATCAACTTGTCAACTACAcattatatttcgtattaataatcaaattaacATTGTCTCGGTGTTCGTAAgactcgaagaaaaagaaaaagaaaaaaaaaatcaaaataaacaaataaaaaatgagaaaggaaaaaaaaaagtaaggaagtaatattacgactaaaagcttttatttatcctttcgGTTACGCCATATAAAAATATGGCGGGAAATGAGAAAGTTCCAATTTTCttacatagaaaaagaaacatgaaaaaaagaaatatccttTACAATAATGTCCGAAGGATCATCGCGAGAGcatatttattcttcatcgagaTTTctaagaagaacaagaagaaaataatggacGATACGGCAAAGCCATTCCATACGAAAAAGATTCGCCTGTATATTCATCAAGTTTCGTTTACATTTTCAAACTGACGGAGATAAAtcggaaaaagagagagagaaagagagagagagagagagagagagagagagagaactcttTACCCTTTCCCGTTacgccaaaaaaaaaagaaacaataaatgtcgattttttttccatcgtcctcgtttaaaaaaaggaatagcgCGTATTCGTAAACTTGTCaacaaaaaaatgttgatctttataaattataatttcttgttTGAAAATGGGAACGCGCAACAacgaaacgatatatataactttcgagataattattttcttcgaatgttgcagaatcatatgaaaagtacctatgtatctatgtatataagatCAGATACGTTCGACGCGTTCTCCGTTATTCGAAGCGAAGGTGAACGCTTTTCTTCGACCTATCACGATGTTAGACGAGATGCCTCTCCCACTCCGAccttatatacatgcatacatcatacatacgcacatatatacatacatacatgcatatatatatatatatatgtatatatatatatatgcatgtatgtatatatatatatatatgtatgtatatgcatgtatatatgtcacACACGTTGTCTCTgtcaaaaaatatgaaaagaagaaaataaaaacgtacGAGTAACTCTCGATAAGAGTCAGCTgtattaaagagagagagagagagagagagagagaagaaaaagatttataacgGGTAACGTGTTACGCCATCTTTTACTTAAtacctttgaaaattttttttcctttgatacAAACTGGTAATGATGAAACGAGTaactttcaataaaaaaattctaaaatattattattcattgaaatatcattaaaaataatggacGACGATCGTCATTGGTGGTCTTTCGTAAAACTTAAtagaaaattgtaatttttattatgttattcgTATTAAATTCAATACAAGTATACGTCGTTCAtgatatatattgtgtatgtTTCTACgtgtatctgtatatatatatatatatatatatatatatatatatatatatcagtttttatatttctattgaatAGGTACTACGCTTGGTAAACATTCTCTTTGAAAAGTAAACACGTACTCGTAAACGAAACGTTGAGGTCGAACGTGCTTCTAGCTGGATCTGAACGATATATATGTTTTCGATTATCGAAACAAGTGATACAAATTTCGATAATCGAAAAGTTAATCAatcaaatctatatatatatatatatcatctatatatatatatatatatataaatatatataaataaataataaaaggacgTTGAGCTTTCCAATAGACGTTCTATTAATTGTAAAGTTaatagttataaaatataaaaataaaaaagtaaataaaaataaataaatagatatatacatattattcacgtatattatatacatatatatatatatatatatgtattgtgtatatatataaaagaagtcGATTAACTTGCCTTGACTTTCAGTATAAGCGGCGACGACGATCGTCAGAAGAATCAAAAGAAAGAGCACCGATTTGCACCGCACCATCGAAACACTTGCGAAGAATAACCGGGAGTCCAGCCACCAATTATCACTAATCATGTTTACCCCCCCCGTTTCTCTTCGTAAAACGTCCTCTCCCGTGATTCAACACGACGaacaacaatttattatttcacgcGATCATCGTTTAAACGTAACACTTTTATGTTTAGTTACCTTACACGAGTCTCCTTCCCTCTTTATTTTCAACGCGACGCGAAGAAACACCACACCGTACCAACCACCACGACCGACTGGTCCGACAACGCAGACTGTTGCGACACCTCTGAATTCTGTATCACCCCTACTACGCCAGCCTATCGAACCATCCTATCTCACGAACTTATCCGAGTCTGACCGATTACGTCCGAACGTCACGATACTTCAATTTGCGGGAAATTtgaatctatttataattttcctttctcttttaatcgaattttttatatccaacgatcattcttttattgcatttatttgttatgataaataatatcttttttttttctttttaataaatatgtaaaagataaaatattattctctttagatttaatatatacacacacaaaaatataaatatttttattcaataaatttttaattattattatgtataataaatattattatacactatataatatatataaatattatatatatatatatatatatatatgtatatacaccaTCATTTCGAAAAactcaaatatttaaatttagtatatatacctaattatatatatattttttattttttttattttctgtttcaaacaatattttaatattattatatattataaaatgtgaTATAGTTATCGTATCGATTTTCCTCGGTTTCTAAACAAACATTGATCAAACTACGGATCACAAGCAGTCCGATTTTTTCTCGTAttcatatatcattaaaaaaaaatgtgttatTTGTTGAACTTGTGAACgttattagataaatattttttctatctaaatAATGGATAACGTccgaaagatattaataaaaaaaattctacacgaatgtaacagtaataaaatacACGTTACCTATGATATAGTTTCCTTCTTGGTAAGTTTCGTTAAATCAGAATAAGTTAACCTCGAATTTTCAAAACTAATTTGTTCataatctaattatatttttaatagctATCTCTGACACAATTAAATCCAATTTATCAACTGatcgacggcgacgacgatgagAACGAGATAAGTCATAAAAGATTGATCgatgtaataaaagaaaaattgcaagATCAAAGTAGATCAAGTTTAACGACATTGAagaatcaattatattatgcTAAACATTATCGTGAAAGAGGTCGCTATACTTATCtaattacatattttaaattacattaattatatattacgatattaacaatttcaatttaaGAATTTTATGTTAGATGAGATAATCAAAAAACATAGGATAAGTCTTCATCGTAAAACGACGCCATTGGTTACTGAAATTTGTGAAACGGAAAAAGTCGAGAATGATCATGAAATGGAGAAACTCTATCAGAAAATAATCATAGTTATTACACTTTTAAGTGGTCTCGGTAATCCTGCTATAACGAACACTTTACGGTGAAactaaattattatctataacgtacaatctctctctctctctctctctctctctctctctctctctctctctctctctctctctctctctttctctcttttttttgtatatatatatatatatataaaaaaaagtaaaacaataaaataaaattaaaaaaaaaaataaaataaaataatgaaataaaagttatGTTTTTAGAGAAGTAACAGCTACGTTGCAAAGTGTATTTCAACCATCCGAATTGTCACATTATGTGAAACTTCCTAAacaggaaaaggaagaacaacTTATGGAATTGATGTGTATAGTTGCCGGTATACGTTTATTTAATCGAGACTGCGAACGTGGcggaaaagaaatcgataatCGTAAGAAGTAAATTATTGATAACTAATTTCTTTGAggtcaataaaaacaatttgcTCATTGCATGattcatgaatattttttataatgatagaATTGATAATGcgcttttaataattttgattattatttccgagGCTTCAAAGAATATACGGTATTTTTTTTCAGTAAAAATTTGTCATTCTGTATAAATGATAACTCCACAAAATGCCTTGGGATATAGTGCACcccaattatataaattattttgagataTGCACAACTTgggttaatatattttacgcattataattatattgtttatattttgtctttttattttatagttcCGAGTATTTTACAAGATGCCGTTAAGAAAACGTACGATGATATCCTTGAATTATTGGAACGATTAATGAcgaaaatttatgaatttacTGCGACGATAGAGaatatcatttctttcgtttcgatCGACGAGGATTACGACGACATTTGTTACTcgagtgtaaaaaaaattattttacctgAAAACATCAAGGAAGATAATTACGAACGAGTTGTTGAAATTTTAACGACGTCGCGCCAACAAGAGATATATATCAggaaagtataaaaagaaaagaaaaaaaaaaaaaaaaagaaaataattaccaatcactattttattatatcattggataattattttgttataatttttatcttacagAAAATTACTTTCCGATGTGGAATACAGtggtaatattataaaaaatttaatagaacGTCTTCAACAACGTTTGATGAGACTTCATGAAACGATGCGTTATAGGACAGCCATTCCAACGACTCAAGTCTAtgtaagttataaataaaaaatattctttcttttttcttctttttttttttcattaagaaatgtattaaataaataataaaaccaaTTCGATCTCGATAGAtcaatgaaaatctttttttttttttgtctcatATCTCCATTTACAGCCACAGTTCATTGATCTAGCGGATATATGGATGGGATTGCAGGatgaagtaataatattaagtaatattaataatttcctttGGGAGatacataatttaaatattaaggTAACACAAAAAGGTTCACTTTATTTCTCAACAAAATCGTATTACAAAGGACCCTCGGAGcacttcattaattttattttttcgcagAATGTAAACGTGTACGATCAAGAGATATTCAAGGATCTcataataaagaatgtaaaCATATTAACGGACGCCGAACGTCTCGAATTGTCAATGGGCGAAacgataagtaataataaatatttcacaaGATATCTACATTGtccataaaaaagagaaaaaaaaaagaaaaagaaaaaaaaaaagaaaaacacccaaaaaaattatatttacatcgtcgcaagtaatatattttcattgaaattttcagCAAATTGTGGTGATTGTACTCTTTATTATCCGAACACTACTAAGGACtttgataaaattgatttgGAGGTAAATGTAATACCAATATCAATTATagtataatacaaaattacaTCACATAATATACGTAGTAATATCGCTAACGTATTTAACggatcatattttatatcgttgaGTTTCTCGGCTTTTGCGCTTGGATGTTCGTCACGGGGAAAGGAGCTTTGATTCCAGCAAATCCCAACAATGGGGTTGCTAAATGGCGAGGAAGGTATTATGCTTTCAGTTCTGCAACAGCTGCTCGTCATTTTGGAAAGGAACCAGATAAGTGTGTGAGCTTTACAAATGGAAGTAGTctgtaaaatctttttttttttttcatcatctttCTTCAATTCGTTGCAGATACGTTCACGAGGCTCTAAATTTCGTAAGGGATCACATAGAGTACATTTATCTATTTCAAATGTATGAGGATATCGAAACTATGAAAACTAAGGAGTAAGttgctaatatatatatatatatatatatatatatacacacacacatatatatatatgcatatatatatatatatatcgcccttgaaaataatttcacgttttaaatataaatatataattgataaggTTAACAGAAGATGAATTAGAATTAAAGACTTGTCAGGATCAGACAGTTCAAACCGATACGCATATTTTACCACCATCAatggataatataaataacgtttGGAATGTTTGGGAACTTAGAAAAAGAGCTCTCTCTTTGGTGATCTAAGAGTTTTTCCTTATCGTAACATAATTATATCTTCGAAGAAATTTACGGACGgacattaattcattattatttattaatattaggcGAAAATAGTAAAGTGTGCGACGAAAAGCACGCAGACTTATATATCACACTTCAGAAGCGGTGCCTGCGTGCAAGCAGCACCACCAAAGGACAAGGAAGTTCAAACTAAACGggataactatatgaacacgAAGAAACTTCTCACTTATATTTTTGGATTACGAGGAAGACGCGACAACAACCAACACGTTCTATCTTTCCTGGAAGAGGAATTTGAACACTTATAAAGCGAAACACTTAGACctcctttttcaattttatttctttttctttttttttttccttttttttcctttatcgtaATAAGACTTACACCAAATAGGTATGTAAAAGAGCGTTGGCGTTTCAATACAAAACTGATAAAAattcgtcatcgtcgtagccgtcatcgtcgtcgtcgtcgtcgtcgtcgtcgtcgtcgtcgtcgtcgtcgattgattgattgattgatcgatcgattgactttatcgtttattaaaaattacggGGTAAGAaggtaaattataataacgtggAAATAAATGTGaacgagaaatatttttataaaaaagatgaaagcaGTACTTTTTAATgacacgtttttttttttaaatacattcaCGGAACAGTACGTTGTCTCGAGCCATGTTTCCtcttaaagagagaaaaaaaagagagagagagagagaaaaaaaagaaaaacaaaaacaaactattattattattattatatgtatcataatatataattttccgtGTACacatatcttattttttcgtGTAATGGATTTCATTTACGCAAAAACTGTTCGCTATGAATTTCTCCCGTGTGACTTTTCTTCCCATCGAGATAATATATAGGCCAGAGCActttcttaatttatattcaaaatacataaatttttcCACCACGCCGATGAGGAGCGGACAACATACCGTAAAACCCGGAATTTATTTCCACACCTCGCCCCGTGAGAGAGCCTATATTTATTCCTTACTTCTTCATATTGTGCTGTGATCATTCAagcacattattattattattattattattaatattattatgtttgtttttttttttgtatgcaTACGTCATTAATTTTTACTGAATACATCACTTTAGGATTAGATCTTAAAAGTTAGGTCAATTTTTACACCAAGAAACCTattattacgacaataattagTAATTACACGATAATACAATTAAACTTCGCTtaagaattaatttcaatgtataaTGTAGCTATTATACAGAAGAGGTACAGGATGTTGATTTTCCATCGTTTATCTGTCcgcttatttctttttttttttttattttttttttattttttttttttttatttatttattattattttttttccttccatccatccttccttccttccttccttccttcttcttttaactCTATTTAATCAACTTTTTCCACGTATTTTCTTTACCCTTTGGTGGCAAAAACAATTTATCCCTATGCATCATCCACTCTCAaagaataaatcaataatgaatctaaaaataaattgaaaacaacataaaatataataaccgAGCGGACTATATATGAACTACAGAACGCACAAGATCACGTTAGAATGGTTTATGCCATTGGGCGGCCATTGTTTATCGAAGTAGAACTTTTTCAAAGGTAATAAGATAAGAGTTAAGTTAATGAGATAATGATGtcacataataaaattaacaataattttaaaacaatattcAGACGTTTTCaaccttattattcttctgtctgaatattttcatatgaacATCTTATTTTCATAGCCACAATACATCTTTActgaataattcatattaagtatattaataatgagacGACAACGCGCAGATTAATAAGTTTTAATTctgaatgtaataaaataagatcagtttaataatccttggccaccattaattatttttcatatttcgaaATCATTTTGAACGATCTTGATAACAGCTCTAAGTTCCTACCTACAACATTAAAGGACGTTCGTTTAATCTTATTTGCCTTTTCGACAACTCGACTATGCCCATAAATCACagaaattaaatacaatatttagaagagagagaaagtgagagagaaagagagagagagagaaagagagagagagagagagaaagagagagagagagagagagagaaagagctgtTATCATGATCGACAGAGCACATCGGAATGATGTAAACATGGCTAgtcttattttcaaatatgttttttgtgttcatgtatatgtatttatgcatGTATTGTGTGAGAAAGATGGATAGGCGCACAGTCCGCCTTGGAATATGTTATACAATGTTTATAACCTGTCAGAGATCGGGATTGagtgatttaatttaaaaagtgaTTTTTGAGGTATTTCATCATACCAAAGGTTCTAAAACGCTTTACaccaataattttcattaattcatcGTCACAGATTGCAAACTGTTTGTTTTTCGGATCCTGTAATATAAACAACGTTGCATAAAAAGtaaagtatatatgtgtacatacatatatatatatatatacatatatatatatatatatttagtactagtcagaattaaataaaaatatgatgtgtgtatatacacacacacacatatatatgtatatatatatgtatatacatatatatatatatattacatgtatatattatatatattacataaagaaatatgaataCTCACATAAAGATTCCTTTCTTTGATAATACTCCATACTTTCCTTACAACTTCATGTCGAGCCATTTGATCTGCACCAACAACAGCTGCTAGTTCTGGAGACAATGTAATAGCACGAGTATAACCTCCACCTTTACCTTTACCACTACCTTTCTTAGCAGTGCTTCCTGgagcttttttgtttttgcccCAGTCCTCATCGCTATCACTATCGCTACCTTTCTTCTTGCCTTTTTTACCAGGTTTTCctaatacgattaaaaaataaaatgtattaaaaagtaaagttttgaaaagtaaaattttttatacaacttttatatctttcatacCTTTCTTAGGTGTTGCCTTTGGCTTCTGTGGACTATATTCTTCATCACTAGCATCTTCATCGCTAGCACTTTCTTCATCAGCAGAGGAATCTTTCTTACGCTTACTAGATGTTTTCTTAGTAGGACTTCTTTTAGCAggcttcttttcctcttcttcttcttcctcctccgaaccttcttcttcctcctcctctccatCTTCGGACTCTTCACTCGCagccttcttctttttctttccaccatcttgtttttcttgtaGACACTCCATCACTAAATCAtctacttccttttttctatatataggCAATAGAGGACATATGcataagtaattattatatatatttttaatttgaaaattataattattcttaagtATGTGCTCTCAGAGTGAAAATAAAACTGTTTGAGGTGGAACGAgatgaaaatttgtaatacTATTTTCATTCAGATTTCCTCATTTTACTCTTGGATACAGAATACTCACTCCTACATTAGATGAATAAAAGCAGAAGTACCTGCTGCATCCAGCATACGTATTAATAAAACTTACAATAAAAgaaactattaaaaaataactttattcttttcacttcaatatatgtatatcttgcTTACCTTTCTGTGAGATCGACGtccaatttttcttctatct is a window from the Vespa crabro chromosome 17, iyVesCrab1.2, whole genome shotgun sequence genome containing:
- the LOC124430207 gene encoding cilia- and flagella-associated protein 206-like; this translates as MDNVRKILIKKILHECNSNKIHVTYDIVSFLLSLTQLNPIYQLIDGDDDENEISHKRLIDVIKEKLQDQSRSSLTTLKNQLYYAKHYRERDEIIKKHRISLHRKTTPLVTEICETEKVENDHEMEKLYQKIIIVITLLSGLGNPAITNTLREVTATLQSVFQPSELSHYVKLPKQEKEEQLMELMCIVAGIRLFNRDCERGGKEIDNLPSILQDAVKKTYDDILELLERLMTKIYEFTATIENIISFVSIDEDYDDICYSSVKKIILPENIKEDNYERVVEILTTSRQQEIYIRKKLLSDVEYSGNIIKNLIERLQQRLMRLHETMRYRTAIPTTQVYPQFIDLADIWMGLQDEVIILSNINNFLWEIHNLNIKVTQKGSLYFSTKSYYKGPSEHFINFIFSQNVNVYDQEIFKDLIIKNVNILTDAERLELSMGETISNNKYFTRYLHSNCGDCTLYYPNTTKDFDKIDLEIIFYIVEFLGFCAWMFVTGKGALIPANPNNGVAKWRGRYYAFSSATAARHFGKEPDKCVSFTNGSSLYVHEALNFVRDHIEYIYLFQMYEDIETMKTKELIRLTEDELELKTCQDQTVQTDTHILPPSMDNINNVWNVWELRKRALSLAKIVKCATKSTQTYISHFRSGACVQAAPPKDKEVQTKRDNYMNTKKLLTYIFGLRGRRDNNQHVLSFLEEEFEHL
- the LOC124430027 gene encoding upstream activation factor subunit spp27; this encodes MADISKDEIRKEITAILKDADLTTMSAKKVRQQIEEKLDVDLTERKKEVDDLVMECLQEKQDGGKKKKKAASEESEDGEEEEEEGSEEEEEEEEKKPAKRSPTKKTSSKRKKDSSADEESASDEDASDEEYSPQKPKATPKKGKPGKKGKKKGSDSDSDEDWGKNKKAPGSTAKKGSGKGKGGGYTRAITLSPELAAVVGADQMARHEVVRKVWSIIKERNLYDPKNKQFAICDDELMKIIGVKRFRTFGMMKYLKNHFLN